TTACTTGGGTCGTTTGACCTACTGTTTTACCATCACAGGCTTTTTGAACTTGTTCATGAAAAGCTTGACGTTCAGCGCGCATTTGTTTGAAGTGGGCACGTTGTTCAGGACTCATCTGACGGTCATGATGATGTCCCATCATATGCCCAGCATATTCAGGCTTTGAACTAGACGTCGATTGACAGGCAGTTAATGCCCCCATACTCAGAATACTAGCAGCAACAAGTGCGATTTTAGTGTGAGCTTGCATTGTGTTTACTCCAATGATCTTATTAATATTTTAAATGCTTAAAGATTAAATAATAATGATGTAGAAACAATGGAGAGTATTTTCCAACATGGTTGGTTACAATGAATAATAAAGAAGAAAATGTGTGAGAGTTAATTTGAACATACGCCGAGTCCCCATCGCATTACGCTTATTTTTGACGGTTTTACTTACGACCTTAGTGATTACGACCGTCAGTTTGGGTGTGTTGCATTGGACAATGCAGAAAAATTTCGCGAAATATGTTGCAGATGTAGAGATGCAAAAACTCGATCATTTAATTGAAAATTTGGCGGGCGTATATGGTTTGTACCATGACTGGGGCAATGCTGTTCAGGCACAAATTTTACAAATTGAAGGGGAAGCTGCACCTGATGATTATGATAAATTATCACGCTGGTGGTTGCGACGTCAGTATGATATTGCCTTGCAACAGCGTTATTTTAAAGAGCATACTTTAGTCAGTCAGATCAGCCAAGATTCGGGCATGAATCAAAGAAAACTTGATCCTGCTGAATTGCAAATGCTGCAAGAAAATTTACCTTCCGAATATCAACCTTTTGAAGGTTTAAAATTTCCCTTAAGTGCTAATCAAAACTTTTTTAAACCAGTTGAAAAAAATAATAAGAGTCAAACAGCGGTATCTTCTTTGAAGCAAGAAGGTAAAAAACGTTTTATTTCAATGCCTGACCGTTTAGGTTTGAGTTCTCGTTTATCTTTATATGATGCGAAACATCAATTCATTATTGGTGAGCCATCAGAAGATCAAGTCTCATTTCGTCCGATTATTGTCAAAGATCAAGTCGTGGGTTATTTGGGCTTAAAACCTGTTTTAGATCAGGATGATGCTTTAAGTATTAATTTTTTTAGTAATCAAAAGCGCTTTTTACTGCTCATTTATATTTTATCTGTGATTGCAAGTTTAGTTGCAGCATTATTATTAGCAACTTATTTTAAAAAGCCGATTCAACGCTTATTACATGCAACACGTGAGTTAACCCAAGGGAATTATCAACATCAAGTTGTCGTTAAGCGAAATGATGAGTTGGGTGATTTATCTAAAGAAATTAATCAGTTGGCAGTTATTTTGGATCAGCATGAACATTCACGTCGTCAATGGGTCGCAGATACATCACATGAACTGAAAACACCTTTAGCGGTGTTACAGGCGCAAATCGAAGCCATGCAAGATGGGATTAGAAAACCAACACCAGAACATTTTGATTCGATGTTGCGTCAAGTTACCAGTTTGAAGAAATTGACCCAAGATTTGGCAGATTTAGCGCAAGCTGAAGCACAGCAACTGACATGCTATTTTGCTGACGTAGATCCGTGGGATGTGGTTTTGCAAGAAGTTGAAAACTTTAGACCGAAATTTGAACAAGCCAATTTATCAATTCAAGTTAGTGGTGAAGGTACAAAATTACAATTAGATATAGATCGTTTTAAACAAATTATGGTGAACTTGTTGGGGAATAGTATTCGCTATACTGAAGCAGGTGGTGAAGTACAGATTCATACCGTACAAGATACACAAAGTTGGACGATCTATGTTGATGATAGTCCATTGGGTTTAAGTGATGAGCAATTGGCAAAACTTGGTGAGCGTTTTTATCGAGTGGATGATTCTCGGACACGTAGTACAGGTGGTACAGGTCTAGGTTTGGCATTATCAGGTAAAATTGCCCAAGCCTTAGGTG
The DNA window shown above is from Acinetobacter piscicola and carries:
- the baeS gene encoding sensor histidine kinase efflux regulator BaeS; the protein is MNIRRVPIALRLFLTVLLTTLVITTVSLGVLHWTMQKNFAKYVADVEMQKLDHLIENLAGVYGLYHDWGNAVQAQILQIEGEAAPDDYDKLSRWWLRRQYDIALQQRYFKEHTLVSQISQDSGMNQRKLDPAELQMLQENLPSEYQPFEGLKFPLSANQNFFKPVEKNNKSQTAVSSLKQEGKKRFISMPDRLGLSSRLSLYDAKHQFIIGEPSEDQVSFRPIIVKDQVVGYLGLKPVLDQDDALSINFFSNQKRFLLLIYILSVIASLVAALLLATYFKKPIQRLLHATRELTQGNYQHQVVVKRNDELGDLSKEINQLAVILDQHEHSRRQWVADTSHELKTPLAVLQAQIEAMQDGIRKPTPEHFDSMLRQVTSLKKLTQDLADLAQAEAQQLTCYFADVDPWDVVLQEVENFRPKFEQANLSIQVSGEGTKLQLDIDRFKQIMVNLLGNSIRYTEAGGEVQIHTVQDTQSWTIYVDDSPLGLSDEQLAKLGERFYRVDDSRTRSTGGTGLGLALSGKIAQALGGKLSFEHSPLGGLRCKLTFPK